From the Pseudomonas sp. VD-NE ins genome, the window GACGCGCTATTACAGCAGCGGGATCGAGTAGCTGACGATCAGGCGGTTTTCATCCTGGTCACGCTGACCTGGGATGTCGTTGCGCCAGGTAGCGTTTTTCCACATCAGGCCCAGGTTTTTCAGCGGGCCCTCTGGTACGACGTAACCGACGGTCAGGTCGCGTTCCCACTCGGAACGGCCATTGCCGTTTTCACGACCGTTGGTGCCCACGGTGTCGATGTTGTCGCCACGCAGGTAAACCATACCGGCAGTCAGACCAGGTACACCGATTTTGGCGAAGTCATACGAGTAGCGTGCTTGCCAGGTTTTCTCGCCGGCACGACCGAATTTCTGGATCTGCATGTCGGTGATGGTGTAGTTCGACGAGCCGTCGCCCTGGTTCAGCCAAGGGAAGTCGCTGCTGCCGTTGGAAACCTGGTAACCGCCACCGAAGGTGTGACCTTCAACGGTGTAGAGGAACAGGCCGCTGTACAGGTTGTTGTCGACTTCGCCACGACCGTTACGGAAACCGGTGTAGTTACCCGAGCTGTAGTAAGCCGAATCGTTGCCGTTCTTGCCGTCGTTGGAGCTGTTGAAGTAACGGAAGTCGGACTTCAAAACGCCCGGGCCGATTGCCCAGTTGTGAACCAGACCCAGGAAGTGCTGCTTGTAGAAGTCTTCCAGGTTGCCGTAGTAGTACTGGGCAGTCAGGTCTTTGGTGATCTTGTAGTCACCACCGGCGTAGATGAACTTGTTGCTGTCACGGAATGCAGTGCCACGGGAGTTGGCGCCACCAATCGAAAGGTTTTCGTTGTTGCTGGAGTTACGCCCCTTCACGGCTTCGATCTGACCACCGACCAGGGTCAGGTCCTTGATGTCGCCGGAAGTGATCTGGCCACCCTGCCAGGTTTGTGGCAGCAGACGACCGTCGTTGGTCACGATGACCGGGTTCTTCGGCTGCAGAGTACCCAGCTTCAACTCAGTCTGGGAGATCTTGGCTTTGGCGGTCAGGCCCAGGCTCGAGAAGTTATCAACCGCTTCGCCGTTGGACTTGCTCGGGAACACAGTGCCGCCGTAAGAGGAAGCAGTGGCGCCGTTGGTGCCGCCGCCCGAATCCAGACGCACGCCCAGCAGGCCGATGGCGTCGATACCGAAGCCGACGGTGCCCTGGGTGTAACCGGAAATGAAGCGCAGGTCGAAGCCTTGGCCCCACTCTTCCTGCTTGTTCTGAGCGCCAGCAGCTTTGGTGCCCGAATCGCGGTTATCGGTGTTGATGTAGAAGTTACGCAGCCCCAAAGTAGCTTTGCTGTCTTCGATGAAACCGGCGGCGCCTGCCTGCTGCGCCATAACCCCTACGGCCACAGCCAGGGCCAAGGTGGACTTGTTCATGTAAAGCTCCTCTCGTTTCTAATTCTTGTGTTCCTGGCCCTGGGTCTGATGCCCCGGGTCCTAAGATGCGCGATTAGCGCCAGACCGTGACTGACAAGTCAATCGTAACCTTGTATGTCTACGACCAAGGTCTAATCGCAGTGATTTGGTCCGTGCAGAGTAAAGATTTCCTGATAAACCCAAAAAGAATTTATTCATTCTTTTTCATATCATTTCGGAATATGGCCAGTATCTTGCCACCTCCGCCGGGAAACAGCGTATCGGCGACTAAGCTCATTCCTAAATGGTATTTGTTAGCCTTTTTTTATATCGATTAGCTTTGGCGCAACCGCAATTCGTCAAACCCTATCGAAAAGGCGACGCCATGATGGCCAAACGCGCACTATCTAGTCAATTTGTTACAGTTTGTGTGTCAGCACTGATTTCTTTTTCTGCCCATGCCGCCAACCTCACGGTCGGCTATCAAACCGGTATCGACCCGAGCAAAGTCCCCCAGGCCGACGGTGTTTACGAGAAAACCATCGGCGAGAAAATCGACTGGCGCCGCTTCAACAGTGGCCCGGAAGTTGTGACAGCCATTGCTTCGGGTGACGTGCAGATCGGCAACCTCGGCTCCAGCCCGTTGGCGGCCGCCGCTTCGCGCAATCTGCCGATTGTGGCATTCATCGTTTCAGCGCAGATCAATGCCGCCGAAGCCTTTGTGGTGCGCAATGGCAGCGGTATCAACACACCCCAGGACCTGATTGGCAAAACCATCGCCACACCCTTCGTTTCCACCTCCCACTACAGCCTGCTCGGCGCACTCAAGCACTGGGGCCTGGACGCCTCGAAAGTCAAAGTGGTGAACCTGCAACCCGCAGAGATCGCCGCCGCGTGGAAGCGCGGAGATATTGATGGTGCGTTTGTCTGGTCGCCAGCGCTGGGTGAAATCCGCAAGACCGGCAAGACCCTCACCGATGCTGCCCAAGTCGGTCAGTGGGGCGCGCCAACCTTCGAAGTCTGGGTCGCCCGTAAAGACTTCGCCGAAAAGCATCCTGAGGTCGTGGCCAAATTTGCCAAAGTCACTCTAGACGCGTTTGCCGATTACGCCAGCCATAAAGACAGCTGGACGGCTGAGTCCGAACCTGTGCAAAAAATCGCCAAATTGACCGGTGCCAACGCCGCCGATGTGCCGGAATTGCTTGCGGGTTCGGCGTTCCCGGATGCCAAGGCACAGCAAACCACCGCGCTGCTGGATGGCGGCACGGCGAAAGCGATTGGCGAGACGGCGAAGTTTTTGAAGGAACAGGGCAAGGTTGAAACGGTGCTGCCGGATTATTCGGCGTATGTCAGCGCGAAATTCATCACCGAGTAATTGATCGTTCCCACACAGCGCGTGGGAACCATCGGGCGCAGTCAGAGGGGCTTTTCGAAGATTTTCGAATTGCGCTGGAAGTTGTACAGCGAAGCCCGTGCTGCTGGCAGGCGTTCAACGCTGCTCGGTTCGAATCCACGCTCACGGAACCAGTGCGCGGTGCGGGTGGTGAGGACAAATAGCGTCTTCAAACCCTGCGCCCGCGCGCGGGTCTCAATGCGCTCCAGCAGTTCATCACCGCGGCCGCCATGGCGATACTCCGGGTTCACTGCCAGACACGCCAGTTCACCGGCGTCGGAATCGGCAATCTGATACAGCGCCGCGCAGGCGATGATCATGCCTTCACGCTCGACCACGCTGAACTGCTCGATCTCACGCTCCAGCACTTCGCGCGAACGACGTACAAGAATCCCCTGCTCTTCCAGCGGACTGATCAAGTCGAGCAAGCCGCCGACGTCTTCAATCGCCGCCTCGCGGACCAGTTCGAATTGTTCCTGCGCGACCAGCGTACCGCCACCGTCACGGGTAAACAGCTCGGTCAGCAGTGCGCCGTCTTCGGCGTAACTGACAATATGGCTGCGCGCGACACCGCCACGGCAAGCCTCGGCGGCAGCATCGAGCAGTTCTGCCTGATAGTTGCTGCCCAGACGCTGCAAATGCGCCGGCACTTGCTGTGGACGCAGCTCGCGCACCAGTTTGCCGTTCTCGTCGATCAGACCGAGGTCAGCACCGAACAGCAGCAGTTTGTCGGCGCCCAGGTCGATGGCGGCGCGGGTGGCGACGTCTTCGCAGGCGAGGTTGAAAATTTCACCGGTTGGCGAGTAACCCAACGGTGACAGCAGCACAATCGAGCGCTCATCGAGCAGACGATTGATGCCCTTGCGGTCAACCCGGCGCACTTCGCCGGTGTGGTGATAGTCGACACCTTCGAGCACGCCGATCGGCCGCGCGGTAACGAGGTTGCCGCTGGCCACGCGCAGACGCGAGCCTTGCATCGGCGACGACGCCATGTCCATCGACAGGCGCGCTTCGATGGCGATGCGCAGCTGTCCGACCGCATCGATCACGCACTCCAGCGTCGCTGCATCGGTGATGCGCATGCCGTGGTGATAATGCGGGGTCAGGCCGCGCGCGGCGAGGCGGGTTTCAATCTGCGGGCGCGAACCGTGCACCAGCACCAGGCGCACGCCGAGGCTGTGCAGCAGGACGATGTCGTGGACGATGTTGCCGAAATTCGGATGCTCCACGCCGTCGCCAGGCAGCATGACGACGAAGGTGCAGTCGCGGTGGGCATTGATGTAAGGGGACGCGTGACGAAGCCAATTAACGTATTCGGGCATGAACCTGGGCCTGTAATAAATAGCAGCCGAAAAAGGGGCGAAACGGAAAACGCACAGCGGGCTGATGGTTATCGTCGGAACAGGCTTGGCGACACGCGCGCTCTCCTCATGAAAACGGGTTGGATTCCCACTAATTTACCGACCTCCCCTGTAGGAGCTGCCGCAGGCTGCGATTTTTTGATCTTCTGAAACAAAAGCAAAAGATCGCAGCCTGCGGCAGCTCCTACAAGGGAGCCGTTCAATTCTTCAGGCAGTAATGTTCAATCAGTTGCCGTAATAGATGCACGGTAGGCTGCAAACGTGACATTTCAAGGTACTCGCCGGGCTGATGCGCACAGGCAATGTCGCCGGGGCCGAGCACGATGGTTTCGCAGCCAAGGCGCTGAAGATAAGGCGCTTCGGTACCAAACGCTACTGCTTCGGCGCTATGACCGGTGAGCTTTTCGGCGATGCGCACCAGTTCGGCGTCTTCATCCTGCTCGAACGGCGGCACTTCCGGGAACAACGGTTTGTAATCGATCTTGACCTGATGCCGCTCAGCCACCGGGTTGAGCTTGCGCAGAATCTCCGCACGCAGGACTTTCGGGTCCATGCCCGGCAATGGCCGCAGGTCGAATTCCAGCGAACACTGGCCGCAGATACGGTTGGGATTATCGCCGCCATGGATACAGCCGAAGTTCATCGTCGGTTGCGGCACGCTGAACTGCGGATTGTTGAATTCGCGCTGCCACAGCAGGCGCAGGCCGCGCAGTTCGCCGATGGCATCGTGCATCGCTTCGAGGGCGCTGTGGCCCAGACGCGGATCCGACGAATGGCCGCTCTGCCCGAGAATGTCGATGCGCTCCATCATGATGCCCTTGTGCATGCGGATCGGCTTGAGCCCGGTCGGCTCGCCGATTACCGCCGCACGACCCAGCGGACGCCCGGCCTCGGCGAGTGCGCGGGCGCCGGACATCGAGCTTTCTTCATCGCAGGTAGCAAGGATCAGCAACGGTTGCTTGAACGGTTGATCAAGCAGCGGCTGCACGGCTTCGATGATCAGGGCGAAAAAACCCTTCATGTCGCAACTGCCCAACCCGACCCAGCGGCCATCGACTTCGGTGAGCTTCAGTGGATCGGTCTGCCACAACGCATCGTCGTACGGCACCGTGTCGCTGTGGCCGGCCAGCACCAGCCCGCCGGGGCCGCTGCCGAAACTGGCGAGCAGGTTGAATTTGCCCGGGCTAACCTGCTGAATGTCGCAGCTGAAACCCAGATCCCCCAGCCAGCCGGCGAGCAGATCGATCACCGCCCGATTGGATTGATCGAGGTTCGGTTGGGTACAGCTGACCGATGGCGCGGCGATCAGCGCAGCGAACTGGTCTTGCATGGACGGCAAAGGCATCGCTGACTCCAACTCCCGATTTGAAGTCCATCATAGAACCATCCGGCGTCAGGAATAAACCGCCGCAGGGCGTAGGACGAATCAGTCCTGTACACTGCACGGCCTTGGCAGCCACATATTCCCCGGCTGCGCTCCCGATCCTGGATTTTCCGGCCATGCAGAAAGAAACCGAAATCAAACTCCGCGTCAGCCGCGAAACCCTCGCTGCACTGCGCGAGCACCCGTTACTGAAAAAACGCAACAAAAGTGGCTGGGAACGCCGTGAGTTGATGAACCAGTACTTCGACACCCCCGAGCGCGATCTGGCTCAGGCCAAAGTCGCCCTGCGCCTGCGCAAGGACGGTGACGAAGTGATTCAGACCCTCAAGACCCGTGGCCAGAGCGTCGCCGGTCTGTCCGAGCGTAATGAATACGACTGGAAGTTGCCGAAAGCCAAGCTCGACGTGAAGAAACTCGACGGCGAATGCTGGCCCGAGTCGCTGGCCGAACTGGACAAGAAGACCCTCAAGCCGATCTTCACCACCGATTTCGTCCGCGAACGCGCCGAAATCGCTTGGGGCCGTGGCAAATCCAAAGTGGTTATCGAAGCCGCGCTGGACCTCGGTCACGTTGTGGTCGGCAAGCAGAAGGAAGAAATCTGCGAGCTGGAGCTGGAATTGCGCGAAGGCGAGCCTGCCGCGCTGCTGGAACTGGCTGCCGAACTGGCCGAAACCCTGGCGCTGATGCCGTGCGACATCAGCAAGGCTGAGCGCGGCTACCGTTTGTACGACGCCAACAGCTACTCGCTGAGCCTGCCGGCGCCGGAACTGACCCCGGAAACCCAACTCGACGACGCCTTTGCCGCACTGAGCTGGCATTTGCTCGGCAGCAGCCAGCGTCTGGCTGAACAGTATCGCTTCAACGGCCACTGGCGCCTGTTGCTCGACTGGGTTGAAAACCTCGCCGAAATGCGTGCTCTGCTCAGCAGCCTCGGCCAGGCCGCACCGCGTCAGTCGACCCACGATTTGCGTGTGGCGCTGGATGCATTGCTGGAAGACTGGCGCCCACTGGTGCAGGCCGGTATCGAAGACGAAGACGTGCGCAAAGCCGCGCCGGAGCAGTTCCTCGAAGAACTCGAAGATCCGCGCTGGGGCCTGTTCTCGCTGACCACGTCGCGCTGGTTGCTGGCTCGCACCTGGACCGCCGAGCGCAACGTGCGTGGTAACCGTCAGGGTGGCGCGCAGTTGCACAGCTGGTTGCCGCGCCTGTTGGGCGAAGAAGCCACGGCCCTGCAATTGCAGCGTTATCAGCAGCAGCCGCAAGATCTGGCTGAACAGCTGCCGCGTATCGAGCGTATTCAGGTCTGGCTGCACCACGCCCGTAACGTGCTGGAGATCCCGGAAATGGATCGCTTGTACGGCGAGCTGAACAAGCTGGCGCAACTGGCCAACGAGCCGACGATCACTGACGAACTGCTCGATGCGCGCAAGCAGCAGGCGATTGCGGTTTACCAGAATCGCGCGTGGAAAATGCTCCTGCGTATGTAACACCGCTAAAAGATCGCAGCCTTCGGCAGCTCCTACCTTTGGAATGCATTTCCCCTGTAGGAGCTGCCGAAGGCTGCGATCTTTTGCTTTATCGCAAGA encodes:
- a CDS encoding OprD family porin, whose translation is MNKSTLALAVAVGVMAQQAGAAGFIEDSKATLGLRNFYINTDNRDSGTKAAGAQNKQEEWGQGFDLRFISGYTQGTVGFGIDAIGLLGVRLDSGGGTNGATASSYGGTVFPSKSNGEAVDNFSSLGLTAKAKISQTELKLGTLQPKNPVIVTNDGRLLPQTWQGGQITSGDIKDLTLVGGQIEAVKGRNSSNNENLSIGGANSRGTAFRDSNKFIYAGGDYKITKDLTAQYYYGNLEDFYKQHFLGLVHNWAIGPGVLKSDFRYFNSSNDGKNGNDSAYYSSGNYTGFRNGRGEVDNNLYSGLFLYTVEGHTFGGGYQVSNGSSDFPWLNQGDGSSNYTITDMQIQKFGRAGEKTWQARYSYDFAKIGVPGLTAGMVYLRGDNIDTVGTNGRENGNGRSEWERDLTVGYVVPEGPLKNLGLMWKNATWRNDIPGQRDQDENRLIVSYSIPLL
- the tauA gene encoding taurine ABC transporter substrate-binding protein, whose protein sequence is MMAKRALSSQFVTVCVSALISFSAHAANLTVGYQTGIDPSKVPQADGVYEKTIGEKIDWRRFNSGPEVVTAIASGDVQIGNLGSSPLAAAASRNLPIVAFIVSAQINAAEAFVVRNGSGINTPQDLIGKTIATPFVSTSHYSLLGALKHWGLDASKVKVVNLQPAEIAAAWKRGDIDGAFVWSPALGEIRKTGKTLTDAAQVGQWGAPTFEVWVARKDFAEKHPEVVAKFAKVTLDAFADYASHKDSWTAESEPVQKIAKLTGANAADVPELLAGSAFPDAKAQQTTALLDGGTAKAIGETAKFLKEQGKVETVLPDYSAYVSAKFITE
- the argA gene encoding amino-acid N-acetyltransferase yields the protein MPEYVNWLRHASPYINAHRDCTFVVMLPGDGVEHPNFGNIVHDIVLLHSLGVRLVLVHGSRPQIETRLAARGLTPHYHHGMRITDAATLECVIDAVGQLRIAIEARLSMDMASSPMQGSRLRVASGNLVTARPIGVLEGVDYHHTGEVRRVDRKGINRLLDERSIVLLSPLGYSPTGEIFNLACEDVATRAAIDLGADKLLLFGADLGLIDENGKLVRELRPQQVPAHLQRLGSNYQAELLDAAAEACRGGVARSHIVSYAEDGALLTELFTRDGGGTLVAQEQFELVREAAIEDVGGLLDLISPLEEQGILVRRSREVLEREIEQFSVVEREGMIIACAALYQIADSDAGELACLAVNPEYRHGGRGDELLERIETRARAQGLKTLFVLTTRTAHWFRERGFEPSSVERLPAARASLYNFQRNSKIFEKPL
- the argE gene encoding acetylornithine deacetylase; amino-acid sequence: MPLPSMQDQFAALIAAPSVSCTQPNLDQSNRAVIDLLAGWLGDLGFSCDIQQVSPGKFNLLASFGSGPGGLVLAGHSDTVPYDDALWQTDPLKLTEVDGRWVGLGSCDMKGFFALIIEAVQPLLDQPFKQPLLILATCDEESSMSGARALAEAGRPLGRAAVIGEPTGLKPIRMHKGIMMERIDILGQSGHSSDPRLGHSALEAMHDAIGELRGLRLLWQREFNNPQFSVPQPTMNFGCIHGGDNPNRICGQCSLEFDLRPLPGMDPKVLRAEILRKLNPVAERHQVKIDYKPLFPEVPPFEQDEDAELVRIAEKLTGHSAEAVAFGTEAPYLQRLGCETIVLGPGDIACAHQPGEYLEMSRLQPTVHLLRQLIEHYCLKN
- a CDS encoding CYTH domain-containing protein, coding for MQKETEIKLRVSRETLAALREHPLLKKRNKSGWERRELMNQYFDTPERDLAQAKVALRLRKDGDEVIQTLKTRGQSVAGLSERNEYDWKLPKAKLDVKKLDGECWPESLAELDKKTLKPIFTTDFVRERAEIAWGRGKSKVVIEAALDLGHVVVGKQKEEICELELELREGEPAALLELAAELAETLALMPCDISKAERGYRLYDANSYSLSLPAPELTPETQLDDAFAALSWHLLGSSQRLAEQYRFNGHWRLLLDWVENLAEMRALLSSLGQAAPRQSTHDLRVALDALLEDWRPLVQAGIEDEDVRKAAPEQFLEELEDPRWGLFSLTTSRWLLARTWTAERNVRGNRQGGAQLHSWLPRLLGEEATALQLQRYQQQPQDLAEQLPRIERIQVWLHHARNVLEIPEMDRLYGELNKLAQLANEPTITDELLDARKQQAIAVYQNRAWKMLLRM